In the genome of Halobacterium noricense, one region contains:
- a CDS encoding 2'-5' RNA ligase family protein: MYSVNAPVPDAVKAVAADLRPALSEFARVRERREQTLLVKRVPAADRKQLRTAWQTAQDALAGAPVVEARVAEVDTFENPPNGSSPVVYLAVESPGLHGLHQRLCEVFDPVPVMEGGDDYDPHVTLARDADGFRGRRAVENVDGRRVGPVTWNIEELYLYDAEYGERVDTLSLPA, from the coding sequence GTGTACAGCGTGAACGCTCCAGTGCCGGACGCGGTCAAGGCGGTCGCCGCGGACCTCCGCCCGGCGCTGTCGGAGTTCGCTCGCGTCCGCGAGCGCCGCGAGCAGACGCTGCTCGTCAAACGCGTCCCCGCCGCCGACCGCAAACAACTCCGCACGGCGTGGCAGACCGCTCAGGACGCCCTCGCCGGCGCGCCCGTCGTCGAAGCCCGCGTCGCCGAAGTCGACACGTTCGAGAATCCGCCGAACGGCTCCAGTCCCGTCGTCTACCTCGCTGTCGAGAGCCCCGGCCTCCACGGCCTCCACCAGCGCCTCTGTGAGGTCTTCGACCCCGTGCCCGTGATGGAGGGCGGTGACGACTACGACCCCCACGTCACGCTCGCCCGCGACGCAGACGGCTTCCGCGGCCGCCGCGCCGTCGAGAACGTCGACGGCCGCCGCGTCGGCCCCGTCACGTGGAACATCGAGGAACTCTACCTCTACGACGCCGAATACGGCGAACGCGTCGACACGCTCTCTCTTCCCGCGTAG
- a CDS encoding DUF7554 family protein, producing MARGKLDVEDLLKIVLVLVVVWLALEILEGILGVLSGLLGLAPPLVGTIVLVLLVLWLLDRI from the coding sequence ATGGCCCGCGGCAAACTCGACGTCGAAGACCTGCTGAAAATCGTGCTGGTGCTCGTCGTCGTTTGGCTCGCCCTCGAAATCCTCGAGGGGATTCTCGGCGTGCTCAGCGGCCTCCTCGGCCTCGCGCCGCCGCTCGTCGGCACTATCGTCCTCGTCCTCCTCGTGCTGTGGCTGCTCGACCGAATCTAG
- a CDS encoding argininosuccinate synthase → MTGGTVALAFSGGLDTTVCVPLLKEEYGYDDVIGVTVDVGQPESEFAEAHETADALGVDHYVVDAKAEFADLCFEAVQANASYQGYPLGTALARPVIAEAILGVAEEQGCTALAHGCTGKGNDQLRFEAVWRASDLDVIAPVRELGLTREWEIDYADEKGLPVEAGNEGEWSIDTNLWSRSVEGGQLEDPGYEPPADIYNWTDAPSDETETIDIEFEQGVPVAVDGDEMEPVPLIEHLNDLAGSYGVGRTDMMEDRMLGLKVRENYEHPAATTLLTAHEALEQLVLTKDERDFSQQVSQQWSQKAYEGLVDHPLMDALNGFFEGTQQKVTGTVTIKFEGGQARPVARESEYAVYSADAASFDTETVNGIEQGDATGVAKYHGFQSRLANASKPELKPDGGDEAQNASGSTSNDGAIDE, encoded by the coding sequence ATGACAGGAGGAACGGTCGCGCTCGCCTTCTCCGGCGGGCTCGACACGACGGTTTGCGTACCGCTGCTGAAAGAAGAGTACGGCTACGACGACGTCATCGGCGTGACAGTCGACGTCGGCCAGCCCGAGTCAGAGTTCGCCGAAGCCCACGAGACGGCCGACGCGCTCGGCGTCGACCACTACGTCGTGGACGCGAAAGCCGAGTTCGCCGACCTCTGCTTCGAGGCGGTGCAGGCGAACGCCAGCTACCAGGGCTACCCGCTCGGCACGGCGCTCGCGCGCCCGGTCATCGCCGAGGCGATTCTCGGCGTCGCCGAGGAACAAGGCTGCACGGCGCTCGCACACGGCTGCACCGGGAAGGGCAACGACCAACTGCGCTTCGAGGCCGTCTGGCGCGCCAGCGACCTCGACGTCATCGCCCCCGTCCGCGAACTCGGCCTCACGCGCGAGTGGGAAATCGACTACGCCGACGAGAAAGGCCTGCCAGTCGAGGCAGGCAACGAGGGCGAGTGGAGCATCGACACGAACCTCTGGAGCCGCTCCGTGGAGGGCGGCCAGCTCGAAGACCCCGGCTACGAGCCGCCGGCGGACATCTACAACTGGACGGACGCCCCCAGCGACGAGACCGAAACCATCGACATCGAGTTCGAGCAGGGCGTCCCGGTTGCCGTCGACGGCGACGAGATGGAGCCGGTCCCGCTCATCGAGCACCTCAACGACCTCGCCGGGAGCTACGGCGTCGGCCGCACGGACATGATGGAGGACCGCATGCTCGGCCTGAAGGTCCGCGAGAACTACGAGCACCCGGCGGCGACGACGCTGCTGACGGCCCACGAGGCGCTCGAACAGCTCGTCCTGACGAAAGACGAGCGCGACTTCAGCCAGCAGGTCAGCCAGCAGTGGTCCCAGAAGGCCTACGAGGGCCTCGTCGACCACCCGCTGATGGACGCGCTCAACGGCTTCTTCGAGGGCACCCAGCAGAAGGTCACGGGCACGGTCACCATCAAATTCGAGGGCGGGCAGGCCCGTCCGGTCGCCCGCGAGAGCGAGTACGCGGTGTACTCCGCGGACGCCGCGAGCTTCGACACCGAGACCGTCAACGGCATCGAGCAGGGCGACGCGACCGGCGTCGCGAAGTACCACGGCTTCCAGTCCCGCCTCGCGAACGCGAGCAAGCCCGAACTCAAGCCCGACGGCGGCGACGAGGCGCAGAACGCCTCGGGAAGTACGAGCAACGACGGAGCGATCGACGAATGA
- the argH gene encoding argininosuccinate lyase — MSGENDGTVVRRDRFSGGPARSFLSSMDADHRIFAADLAVDRAHVVMLAEQGVVDDDEAATILSALDSVEDAGFDALPDGEDVHEAIETAVVERVGPVGGKMHTARSRNDEVATCIRCRLREDVLDALNVVLTLRTALADVAEAEAETVMPGYTHLQPAQPTTVAHWALSYEETLARDTGRLLDAFDRTNQSPLGAAAFAGTTFDVDRERTADLLGFDGIVTNSMDASASRDFLLETVAALSSVAVTCSGLAEDIVLFANRGFVELSDDYSSTSSIMPQKKNPDTLELVRATAGDAVGAYTSLATTLKGLPRAYNRDLQRATPHAWEVVDDVTDAVEVAAGAVATAEWPAEELEAAAGERFSTATGVADALAAAGMPFRTAHEIVALAAEHGEAADATNSVPESHASDGVSGIAGEHSADLVAVDAAAREVTGKPLSELADPEVVAAALDPVTNVAQRDSTGGPAPEAVRDALDDVRVALAADEAAVADHEEALAAAADDLAAEVATYE; from the coding sequence ATGAGCGGGGAGAACGACGGCACGGTGGTGCGCCGCGACCGCTTCAGCGGCGGCCCCGCGCGGTCGTTCCTCTCCTCGATGGACGCCGACCACCGCATCTTCGCGGCGGACCTCGCGGTCGACCGCGCGCACGTCGTGATGCTCGCCGAACAGGGCGTCGTCGACGACGACGAGGCGGCGACGATTCTTTCCGCGCTCGACAGCGTCGAGGACGCCGGCTTCGACGCGCTCCCCGACGGCGAGGACGTCCACGAAGCAATCGAGACCGCGGTCGTCGAACGCGTCGGCCCGGTCGGCGGGAAGATGCACACGGCGCGCTCGCGCAACGACGAGGTCGCCACCTGCATCCGGTGTCGCCTCCGCGAGGACGTGCTGGACGCGCTGAACGTCGTCCTGACGCTCCGCACGGCGCTGGCGGACGTCGCCGAGGCCGAAGCGGAGACCGTGATGCCGGGGTACACGCACCTCCAGCCCGCGCAGCCGACGACGGTCGCGCACTGGGCGCTCTCCTACGAGGAGACGCTCGCGCGCGACACCGGCCGGCTGCTGGACGCGTTCGACCGCACGAACCAGTCGCCACTTGGCGCGGCGGCGTTCGCGGGCACCACGTTCGACGTGGACCGCGAGCGCACCGCCGACCTCCTCGGGTTCGACGGCATCGTGACGAACTCGATGGACGCGTCGGCGAGCCGCGACTTCCTCCTCGAAACGGTGGCGGCGCTGTCCTCGGTCGCGGTGACGTGCTCGGGGCTCGCGGAGGATATTGTCCTGTTCGCCAACCGCGGGTTCGTGGAGTTGAGCGACGACTACTCCTCGACGTCCTCGATTATGCCCCAGAAGAAGAACCCGGACACGCTGGAACTCGTGCGCGCGACCGCGGGCGACGCGGTGGGCGCGTACACGAGTCTCGCGACGACGCTGAAGGGGCTGCCGCGGGCGTACAACCGCGACCTCCAGCGCGCCACGCCGCACGCGTGGGAGGTCGTCGACGACGTGACGGACGCCGTGGAGGTGGCCGCGGGCGCAGTCGCAACGGCCGAGTGGCCCGCCGAGGAACTCGAGGCCGCAGCAGGCGAGCGGTTCTCGACGGCGACCGGCGTGGCGGACGCGCTCGCGGCGGCGGGGATGCCGTTCCGCACCGCCCACGAAATCGTCGCGCTCGCGGCCGAACACGGCGAGGCGGCGGACGCGACGAACTCGGTTCCGGAGAGCCACGCCAGCGACGGCGTCAGCGGCATCGCCGGCGAGCACAGCGCGGATCTCGTCGCGGTGGACGCGGCGGCCCGCGAAGTGACCGGGAAGCCGCTGTCGGAACTCGCGGACCCGGAGGTCGTGGCCGCGGCGCTGGACCCCGTGACGAACGTCGCACAGCGCGACTCCACGGGCGGTCCCGCGCCCGAGGCCGTCCGGGACGCGCTCGACGACGTGCGGGTCGCGCTCGCAGCGGACGAGGCAGCGGTCGCGGACCACGAGGAAGCGCTGGCCGCGGCGGCCGACGACCTCGCCGCGGAGGTGGCGACGTATGAGTGA
- the lysW gene encoding lysine biosynthesis protein LysW yields MSTCPECGSDVALHDDLEVGEIVDCDTCGTELEVVDTAPPVLDRAPELSEDWGE; encoded by the coding sequence ATGAGCACATGTCCCGAATGCGGGTCCGACGTGGCCCTGCACGACGACCTCGAAGTCGGCGAAATCGTCGACTGCGACACCTGTGGCACCGAACTGGAAGTCGTCGACACCGCCCCGCCGGTCCTCGATCGAGCGCCCGAGCTCTCCGAGGATTGGGGGGAGTAA
- the lysX gene encoding lysine biosynthesis protein LysX encodes MRVGILYSRIRKDEKLLLAELRERGHAVEKIDVRKHGFGLDGTDAALADCDLVVDRCLATSRSKYATEFCEHYDVPVVNSPDTAAVCADKVRTSLALDDAGLPTPDTTVAFTTESALEAVESYGYPCVLKPVVGSWGRLMAKLDSRNAAEAVLEHKATLGHYEHKVFYIQDFVEKPGRDIRVLATDGEPVAAMTRSGDHWLTNAAKGAETNSFEVDEEVADLVETASDAVGGGLLGVDLMETGDGYTVHEVNHTVEFKALNDASDVDVPAAVVDWLEDRAAAEVEVTP; translated from the coding sequence TTGCGCGTCGGCATCCTGTACTCCCGGATTCGGAAGGACGAGAAACTGCTGCTCGCCGAGCTGCGCGAGCGCGGCCACGCCGTCGAGAAAATCGACGTCCGCAAGCACGGGTTCGGCCTCGACGGCACCGACGCCGCCCTCGCGGACTGCGACCTCGTGGTGGACCGCTGCCTGGCGACCAGCCGCAGCAAGTACGCCACGGAGTTCTGCGAGCACTACGACGTCCCCGTCGTGAACAGCCCCGACACCGCGGCCGTCTGCGCGGACAAAGTGCGGACGAGCCTCGCGCTCGACGACGCGGGACTCCCCACGCCCGACACCACGGTCGCGTTCACCACCGAGAGCGCGCTGGAGGCCGTCGAGTCGTACGGCTACCCCTGCGTGCTGAAGCCCGTCGTGGGCTCGTGGGGGCGCTTGATGGCGAAGCTGGACTCGCGGAACGCCGCGGAGGCGGTCCTCGAACACAAGGCGACGCTGGGGCACTACGAGCACAAGGTGTTCTACATCCAGGACTTCGTCGAGAAGCCGGGGCGCGACATCCGCGTGCTGGCGACCGACGGCGAGCCCGTCGCCGCGATGACGCGCTCGGGCGACCACTGGCTGACCAACGCCGCGAAGGGCGCGGAGACGAACTCCTTCGAGGTCGACGAGGAGGTCGCCGACCTCGTCGAGACCGCCAGCGACGCGGTCGGCGGCGGCCTGCTGGGTGTGGACCTGATGGAGACCGGCGACGGCTACACCGTGCACGAAGTCAACCACACCGTGGAGTTCAAGGCGCTGAACGATGCCAGCGATGTCGACGTCCCGGCTGCGGTCGTCGACTGGCTGGAGGACCGCGCGGCCGCGGAAGTGGAGGTGACGCCCTGA
- the argC gene encoding N-acetyl-gamma-glutamyl-phosphate reductase, with protein sequence MAATGGTTATVVGGSGFAGGELLRLLAGHPGFEVAQATSREYTNKTVGSVHPNLRDLDLRFTPPTDLESVDVLFAAAPHGVAMDHLDEWQAAADTVVDLSADFRLETEAQYSEWYDGHSAPEHLDDAVYALPELSRGDLPGANLIAGGGCNATATILGLLPLQEAGLLDDAHVVVDVKVGSSEGGAGGGPASSHPERSGVVRPYAPTSHRHEAEIEQELGLSVSFTAHAVDMVRGASATCHVFPANGVSGGSEDSSSGVSTGDLWSAYRGTYEHEPFVDVVAGGSGVYRYPEPKAVAGTNGAEVGFELDEDNDRIVAFSAIDNMMKGSAGQAVHAANVALGFEEAAGLDQLGLHPVGSP encoded by the coding sequence ATGGCGGCCACCGGCGGCACGACCGCGACGGTCGTCGGCGGGAGCGGGTTCGCGGGCGGCGAACTCCTCCGCCTGCTCGCCGGCCACCCCGGCTTCGAGGTGGCGCAGGCGACCAGCCGCGAGTACACGAACAAGACTGTCGGGAGCGTCCACCCGAACCTCCGCGACCTCGACCTGCGCTTCACGCCGCCGACGGACCTCGAATCCGTCGACGTGCTGTTCGCGGCAGCACCGCACGGCGTCGCGATGGACCACCTCGACGAGTGGCAGGCCGCCGCGGACACCGTGGTCGACCTGAGCGCGGACTTCCGCCTCGAAACCGAAGCGCAGTACAGCGAGTGGTACGACGGCCACAGTGCGCCCGAACACCTCGACGACGCGGTGTACGCGCTCCCCGAATTGAGTCGGGGCGACCTGCCGGGCGCGAACCTGATTGCGGGCGGCGGTTGCAACGCCACCGCGACGATTCTCGGCCTGCTCCCCCTGCAGGAGGCCGGCCTCCTCGACGACGCGCACGTCGTCGTGGACGTGAAAGTCGGCTCCTCGGAGGGTGGCGCGGGCGGCGGCCCCGCCTCCTCGCACCCCGAGCGCTCGGGCGTCGTGCGCCCGTACGCGCCCACGAGCCACCGCCACGAGGCCGAAATCGAGCAGGAACTCGGGCTCTCGGTCTCCTTTACCGCGCACGCCGTGGACATGGTCCGCGGCGCGAGCGCGACCTGCCACGTGTTCCCCGCGAACGGAGTGAGCGGGGGCTCGGAAGACTCGTCTTCCGGTGTCTCCACGGGCGACCTCTGGAGCGCGTACCGTGGGACGTACGAGCACGAACCGTTCGTGGACGTCGTCGCGGGCGGCAGCGGCGTCTACCGCTACCCCGAGCCGAAGGCCGTCGCCGGCACGAACGGCGCGGAGGTCGGCTTCGAACTGGACGAGGACAACGACCGCATCGTGGCGTTCTCGGCCATCGACAACATGATGAAAGGCTCCGCCGGGCAGGCCGTCCACGCGGCGAACGTCGCGCTCGGCTTCGAGGAGGCCGCGGGCCTCGACCAACTCGGGTTGCACCCGGTGGGGAGTCCATGA
- a CDS encoding acetylglutamate/acetylaminoadipate kinase, whose amino-acid sequence MTVVVKIGGARAVDPAGAVTDVAHLTVNDEDVVVVHGGSTAVDDALDQMGKEPEYVESPSGVTGRFTDEETMDVFEMAMGKVNTDLVAAFENAGVPAVGLNGVDGKLLTGPRKSAVRVVEDGKQKIRRGEHSGTIEEVNTDLLETQLNAGYVPVVSVPMFAKESDDEEEWTPVNADADRAAAAVAGALDATLVVLTDVEGVYADRDDPTSLIEEVLTPADLDGAKAAAEGFMTKKVLAATEALEGGAEAVVVSDANRRDPIVAALEGAGTRFSPEALS is encoded by the coding sequence ATGACGGTAGTAGTGAAAATCGGCGGCGCGCGCGCCGTCGACCCGGCGGGCGCGGTGACCGACGTCGCACACCTCACGGTGAACGACGAGGACGTCGTGGTCGTCCACGGCGGGTCGACGGCGGTCGACGACGCGCTCGACCAGATGGGCAAGGAGCCCGAGTACGTGGAGTCGCCGTCGGGCGTCACCGGCCGGTTCACGGACGAGGAGACGATGGACGTCTTCGAGATGGCGATGGGGAAGGTCAACACCGACCTCGTCGCGGCGTTCGAGAACGCGGGCGTGCCCGCGGTCGGCCTCAACGGCGTCGACGGGAAACTGCTGACGGGGCCGCGGAAGTCCGCGGTGCGCGTCGTCGAGGACGGCAAGCAAAAAATTCGCCGCGGCGAGCACTCCGGCACCATCGAGGAAGTCAACACTGACTTGCTGGAGACTCAGTTGAACGCGGGCTACGTGCCCGTGGTGTCGGTGCCGATGTTCGCGAAGGAGAGCGACGACGAGGAGGAGTGGACGCCCGTGAACGCGGACGCGGACCGCGCGGCAGCGGCCGTCGCGGGCGCGCTCGACGCGACGCTGGTCGTGCTGACCGACGTCGAGGGCGTCTACGCCGACCGCGACGACCCGACTTCGCTCATCGAGGAGGTGTTGACTCCCGCGGACCTCGACGGCGCGAAAGCGGCCGCGGAGGGGTTCATGACGAAGAAGGTGCTGGCGGCGACCGAAGCGCTGGAGGGCGGCGCGGAGGCGGTCGTGGTGTCGGACGCGAACCGCCGCGACCCCATCGTCGCCGCGCTCGAAGGTGCTGGGACGCGCTTCAGCCCGGAGGCCCTCTCATGA
- a CDS encoding aspartate aminotransferase family protein: MSGFVFGEKPIQIESGEGPYVYDDDGNEYLDMGASYACAPAGHCHPDVVDAVESQASDLLFVQGSYPTETRTALYDRLGDLAPGELDNVWLCNSGTEANEAALKFARHATGREKVVAAKRAFHGRTLGALAATWKQQYREGFAVPENVEFVDYGDSDALAEAVDDETAAVILEPIQGEGGVHSAPEGYLQAARDACDETGAALVFDEIQTGLGRTGSLWACEQAGVVPDALTVAKGLGSGLPIGATLVADWLAEDSGNHGSTFSGGPVPCAAALATIDVLEDDDLAANAASVGDYLREQLAELPVRDVRGDGLLIGVEVKRGANRALRALAMNHGILALPAGRTVVRLLPPLTVTESHADRVVDALAEEL, translated from the coding sequence ATGAGCGGCTTCGTCTTCGGGGAGAAGCCCATCCAAATCGAATCCGGCGAGGGGCCGTACGTCTACGACGACGACGGGAACGAGTACCTCGACATGGGCGCGTCGTACGCGTGCGCGCCGGCCGGCCACTGCCACCCCGACGTGGTCGACGCCGTCGAGTCGCAGGCCAGCGACCTGCTGTTCGTGCAGGGCTCGTACCCCACGGAGACCCGGACCGCGCTCTACGACCGCCTCGGCGACCTCGCGCCCGGCGAGCTGGACAACGTCTGGCTCTGTAACTCCGGGACGGAAGCCAACGAGGCGGCGCTGAAGTTCGCGCGCCACGCGACCGGCCGCGAGAAGGTCGTCGCGGCCAAGCGCGCGTTCCACGGCCGCACGCTCGGCGCGCTGGCGGCGACGTGGAAGCAGCAGTACCGCGAGGGGTTCGCGGTCCCCGAGAACGTGGAGTTCGTCGACTACGGGGACAGTGACGCGCTCGCCGAGGCCGTCGACGACGAGACGGCGGCTGTCATTCTCGAGCCGATTCAGGGCGAGGGTGGCGTCCACTCCGCGCCCGAGGGCTACCTGCAGGCCGCGCGCGACGCCTGCGACGAGACGGGTGCGGCGCTCGTCTTCGACGAGATTCAGACCGGGCTCGGGCGCACGGGCTCGCTGTGGGCGTGCGAGCAGGCCGGCGTCGTGCCGGACGCGCTCACCGTCGCGAAGGGGCTGGGCAGCGGCCTCCCCATCGGCGCGACGCTGGTCGCGGACTGGCTCGCGGAGGACAGCGGCAACCACGGCTCGACGTTCTCCGGCGGCCCCGTGCCGTGCGCGGCGGCGCTCGCGACGATCGACGTTCTGGAGGACGACGACCTCGCGGCGAACGCGGCGAGCGTCGGCGACTACCTCCGAGAGCAACTCGCGGAGCTGCCGGTACGTGACGTGCGCGGCGACGGCCTGCTGATTGGCGTCGAGGTGAAACGGGGGGCGAATCGGGCGCTTCGCGCGCTCGCGATGAACCACGGGATTCTCGCGCTCCCCGCGGGTCGCACCGTGGTACGCCTCTTACCGCCGTTAACTGTCACCGAGTCCCACGCCGATCGCGTGGTCGACGCGCTCGCCGAGGAGCTATGA
- a CDS encoding [LysW]-lysine hydrolase: MTPRDLLRDLVSTPSVSGAESEAAGVLVDYFERHGREAWTDDAGNVRAPGDDSVLLTSHIDTVPGYIDVRVEDGETSKTSQADGELWGRGSVDATGPLAAMAAASVETGASFAGVVEEETTSAGARHLVEDRAEPDAVVNGEPSGWDALTLGYRGLVAGTYEVATESGHSSRPEPNAVQIATAWTERVRAAFPDDDTVFESVTVKPVSFDGGLAEDGTAVEATVEMQFRLPPGTTADDVYETVADCTEAGSVTWTESIPPVMASPRTPVSGALRAGIREAGGDPTHLRKTGTSDANIYAGAWDCPVATYGPGDSNLDHAPDERIDLAAFDRGVDVLTTAADRLCTS; the protein is encoded by the coding sequence ATGACCCCACGGGACCTCCTCCGCGACCTCGTCTCGACCCCCTCTGTTTCGGGTGCGGAATCCGAGGCTGCGGGGGTACTCGTCGACTACTTCGAGCGCCACGGCCGCGAGGCGTGGACCGACGACGCCGGCAACGTCCGCGCGCCCGGCGACGACAGCGTGCTCCTCACGAGCCACATCGACACCGTTCCCGGCTACATCGACGTGCGCGTCGAGGACGGGGAGACGTCGAAGACGTCTCAGGCAGACGGCGAACTCTGGGGCCGGGGCAGCGTGGACGCGACCGGGCCGCTGGCCGCGATGGCCGCGGCGAGCGTCGAGACCGGCGCGTCGTTCGCGGGCGTCGTCGAGGAGGAGACGACCTCGGCGGGCGCGCGTCACCTCGTCGAGGACCGCGCGGAGCCCGACGCCGTCGTGAACGGCGAACCGTCGGGCTGGGACGCGTTGACGCTGGGCTATCGCGGGCTCGTCGCGGGCACCTACGAGGTCGCCACCGAGAGCGGTCACTCCTCGCGCCCCGAGCCCAACGCTGTCCAGATTGCGACCGCGTGGACCGAGCGCGTGCGCGCGGCGTTCCCCGACGACGACACCGTCTTCGAGTCGGTGACCGTCAAGCCCGTCTCCTTCGACGGCGGCCTCGCCGAGGACGGCACCGCCGTCGAGGCGACCGTGGAGATGCAGTTCCGGCTGCCGCCCGGCACCACCGCCGACGACGTCTACGAGACGGTCGCGGACTGCACGGAGGCTGGCTCGGTGACGTGGACGGAGTCGATTCCGCCTGTCATGGCGAGCCCGCGGACGCCCGTCTCGGGCGCGCTCCGCGCGGGCATCCGCGAGGCGGGCGGCGACCCCACGCACCTCCGGAAGACCGGCACGAGCGACGCGAATATCTACGCCGGCGCGTGGGACTGCCCCGTCGCCACCTACGGCCCCGGGGACTCCAATTTGGACCACGCGCCCGACGAACGCATCGACCTCGCCGCCTTCGACCGCGGCGTCGACGTACTCACCACCGCAGCAGACAGGCTATGCACTTCCTGA
- the argF gene encoding ornithine carbamoyltransferase translates to MHFLTIDDLTTDELAGVVDDAAALKRAQADGMPHEALPGRSLAMLFEKPSTRTRVSFEVGMTQLGGHGVFLGDDDIQLGRGEPVADTARALGRYVDAVMARVFDHDDLEEIAAHADAPVVNGLTDDAHPCQALADLLTLREVVGDSGTVAWVGDGNNVAASFTVGAAMMGYDVQVATPEGYGLDDSVIARAEEHGDVTVTTDPEAATAAAEVVYTDVWVSMGQESEREQRLDAFEGFQVDDDLLGDAAFMHCLPANRGEEVTADVIDGPQSVVWQQAENRLHAQKALLVELVD, encoded by the coding sequence ATGCACTTCCTGACAATCGACGACCTCACGACCGACGAACTGGCCGGCGTCGTAGACGACGCGGCCGCGTTGAAGCGCGCGCAAGCCGACGGCATGCCCCACGAGGCCCTCCCCGGGCGCTCGCTGGCGATGCTGTTCGAGAAGCCGTCGACGCGAACCCGCGTGAGCTTCGAGGTCGGAATGACCCAGCTCGGCGGCCACGGCGTCTTCCTCGGCGACGACGACATCCAACTGGGCCGCGGCGAACCCGTCGCGGACACCGCCCGCGCGCTCGGCCGGTACGTCGACGCGGTGATGGCGCGCGTCTTCGACCACGACGACCTCGAGGAGATTGCCGCGCACGCCGACGCGCCGGTCGTGAACGGCCTCACCGACGACGCCCACCCGTGTCAGGCGCTCGCGGACCTCCTGACGCTCCGCGAAGTCGTCGGCGACTCCGGGACGGTGGCGTGGGTCGGCGACGGCAACAACGTCGCGGCGTCGTTCACCGTCGGCGCGGCGATGATGGGCTACGACGTGCAGGTGGCGACGCCCGAGGGCTACGGCCTCGACGACTCCGTCATCGCGCGCGCCGAGGAGCACGGCGACGTGACCGTGACCACGGACCCCGAGGCTGCCACCGCGGCCGCCGAAGTCGTCTACACGGACGTCTGGGTGAGCATGGGCCAAGAGAGCGAGCGCGAACAGCGCCTCGACGCCTTCGAGGGGTTCCAGGTCGACGACGACCTGCTCGGGGACGCCGCGTTCATGCACTGCCTGCCCGCGAACCGCGGCGAGGAAGTCACCGCCGACGTCATCGACGGCCCGCAGTCCGTCGTCTGGCAGCAGGCCGAGAACCGCCTGCACGCCCAGAAGGCGCTGCTCGTCGAACTCGTGGACTGA